A window of the Cicer arietinum cultivar CDC Frontier isolate Library 1 chromosome 6, Cicar.CDCFrontier_v2.0, whole genome shotgun sequence genome harbors these coding sequences:
- the LOC101499401 gene encoding uncharacterized protein, with product MLKFLSKVKIEFNALDPRMASCMEFLAQCNSRKAKESNPACEVEVKRGNVEHPPQITVTFVNGVEEAFDATSTPAHHITKMILDKGQLLETEQMFREAGEQWPVIIPDEELSQHAPGTKPRKAEEKKQ from the exons ATGCTGAAGTTCCTATCGAAAGTGAAGATCGAGTTCAATGCTCTGGATCCACGAATGGCATCGTGTATGGAGTTTTTAGCGCAATGTAACTCACGAAAGGCGAAGGAATCGAATCCTGCTTGTGAAGTAGAGGTAAAGCGTGGAAACGTGGAGCACCCGCCACAGATCACCGTTACGTTTGTGAACGGTGTGGAAGAAGCATTTGATGCAACATCGACGCCGGCTCACCATATAACGAAGATGATTCTGGATAAGGGTCAACTTCTCGAGACTGAACAGATGTTCCGTGAAGCAGGGGAGCAATGGCCTGTTATCATCCCCGACGAGGAACTCTCCCAACATGCACCTGGCACCAAA CCAAGGAAAGCAGAGGAGAAGAAGCAATAG
- the LOC101499705 gene encoding uncharacterized protein isoform X3: MLPNNKCRPNAVQKPTRVSGGGTNKFHFSVTIIVCCYYLLLVSTAPLLASSHSSFNMVKTIKRIWKIFCQKLQGSMNQNQFSENKCCVSCLRCSLGLLDANFFTDNQVLELGELIKTKKITSQELTQIFLRRLKKYNPILEAVVTYTEELANKQAEEADELLSQGFYLGPLHGIPYGLKDIISVPEYKTTWGSKSFKHQVIDMEAWIYKRLKSAGAVLVAKLVSGSLAYDDIWFGGRTRNPWNIEEFSTGSSAGPAASTSAGMVPFAIGSETAGSITYPAARCGVTALRPTFGTVGRTGVMSISESLDKLGPFCRSAIDCAVVLDIIRGRDLDDLSSKDSSIDDPFLVDITKLTVGYLDDAEMEVVHVLASMGVEMIPFKLNYTVESVQGILNITMDVDMLAHFDQWQRSGEDNVYEAQDQWPTELRRARIITAVDYIQAQRARGRLINEIRESFTVDAFIGNATDWEKVCIGNLVGLPVIVVPTGFTNISNPPSGGSRRRTTITTGIYAPPNRDHIALALAMAYQEATNHHKQRPPINDLGPNDKIPDASIVAYPPRVFGP; the protein is encoded by the exons ATGCTGCCGAATAACAAGTGTCGTCCAAATGCAGTTCAGAAACCGACACGTGTCAGCGGTGGTGGCACTAACAAATTTCACTTTTCTGTAACAATAATTGTTTGTTGCTACTATCTTCTTCTCGTATCCACTGCTCCGCTTCTCGCTTCATCGCACTCATCGTTTAACATG GTTAAAACCATAAAAAGAATATGGAAAATATTCTGCCAGAAATTACAG GGAAGtatgaaccaaaatcaattttcagAGAATAAATGTTGTGTTTCCTGCTTGAGATGTTCCTTAGGTTTACTTGATGCCAACTTCTTCACAGATAATCAG GTTCTTGAGTTAGGTGAACTcatcaaaacaaagaaaattacTTCTCAGGAGCTTACACAAATATTCTTGCGGAGATTGAAAAA GTACAATCCTATTCTTGAAGCTGTAGTCACTTATACTGAAGAACTGGCAAACAAGCAAGCTGAAGAAGCTGATGAGTTGCTTAGCCAAGGCTTCTATCTAG GGCCTCTTCATGGGATTCCTTATGGATTGAAGGACATAATATCGGTGCCCGAATACAAAACAACATGGGGATCAAAGTCATTTAAACATCAAGTAATTGACATGGAAGCTTGGATCTATAAAAG GTTGAAATCTGCAGGGGCTGTTCTCGTTGCAAAGCTTGTTTCTGGATCATTGGCTTATGATGATATCTGGTTTGGTGGCAGAACAAGGAATCCATGGAATATTGAGGAATTTTCTACGGGTTCCTCTGCTGGACCTGCAGCAAGCACCTCAGCGG GTATGGTTCCATTCGCGATTGGTTCAGAAACAGCTGGATCCATAACGTACCCTGCAGCTCGATGTGGTGTTACTGCATTGCGCCCAACTTTTGGTACTGTTGGTCGAACTGGTGTAATGAGCATATCAGAAAGCTTG GATAAGCTTGGCCCTTTCTGTAGATCTGCAATTGATTGTGCTGTTGTTCTGGATATTATTCGGGGAAGAGATCTTGACGATCTCTCATCAAAAGATAGCTCCATTGATGATCCATTTCTGGTTGACATTACTAAGTTGACTGTTGGATATCTTGATGATGCCGAGATGGAG GTAGTTCATGTTCTTGCGTCAATGGGTGTCGAGATGATTCCTTTCAAATTGAATTACACAGTTGAATCTGTTCAAGGtatattaaatatcacaatgGATGTTGATATGCTGGCTCACTTTGATCAGTGGCAGCGCTCCGGGGAGGATAATGTGTATGAAGCCCAAGATCAGTGGCCCACTGAACTACGCCGTGCTCGCATAATTACAGCAGTGGACTATATACAG GCACAAAGAGCACGGGGAAGGCTAATCAACGAAATAAGAGAGTCTTTTACCGTGGATGCATTCATTGGCAATGCAACAGATTGGGAGAAAGTATGCATAGGCAATCTTGTTGGTTTACCAGTCATAGTAGTGCCAACAGGATTTACTAATATCTCTAATCCCCCATCTGGTGGCAGCAGAAGAAGAACCACCATCACCACCGGCATTTATGCTCCCCCTAACCGTGAtcacatt GCGCTGGCATTAGCAATGGCTTATCAGGAAGCCACTAATCACCATAAACAGCGACCGCCTATTAATGATCTCGGTCCAAATGATAAGATACCTGATGCATCTATTGTTGCTTATCCTCCCAGGGTTTTTGGTCCTTGA
- the LOC101499705 gene encoding uncharacterized protein isoform X1: protein MLPNNKCRPNAVQKPTRVSGGGTNKFHFSVTIIVCCYYLLLVSTAPLLASSHSSFNMVKTIKRIWKIFCQKLQGSMNQNQFSENKCCVSCLRCSLGLLDANFFTDNQIEEIAKGVNELNIPIIKANRELVASKNGGLQYPSPLVFNADWERRSINCETKRFTHPSISGIQRPESEEDIAFLSVLELGELIKTKKITSQELTQIFLRRLKKYNPILEAVVTYTEELANKQAEEADELLSQGFYLGPLHGIPYGLKDIISVPEYKTTWGSKSFKHQVIDMEAWIYKRLKSAGAVLVAKLVSGSLAYDDIWFGGRTRNPWNIEEFSTGSSAGPAASTSAGMVPFAIGSETAGSITYPAARCGVTALRPTFGTVGRTGVMSISESLDKLGPFCRSAIDCAVVLDIIRGRDLDDLSSKDSSIDDPFLVDITKLTVGYLDDAEMEVVHVLASMGVEMIPFKLNYTVESVQGILNITMDVDMLAHFDQWQRSGEDNVYEAQDQWPTELRRARIITAVDYIQAQRARGRLINEIRESFTVDAFIGNATDWEKVCIGNLVGLPVIVVPTGFTNISNPPSGGSRRRTTITTGIYAPPNRDHIALALAMAYQEATNHHKQRPPINDLGPNDKIPDASIVAYPPRVFGP from the exons ATGCTGCCGAATAACAAGTGTCGTCCAAATGCAGTTCAGAAACCGACACGTGTCAGCGGTGGTGGCACTAACAAATTTCACTTTTCTGTAACAATAATTGTTTGTTGCTACTATCTTCTTCTCGTATCCACTGCTCCGCTTCTCGCTTCATCGCACTCATCGTTTAACATG GTTAAAACCATAAAAAGAATATGGAAAATATTCTGCCAGAAATTACAG GGAAGtatgaaccaaaatcaattttcagAGAATAAATGTTGTGTTTCCTGCTTGAGATGTTCCTTAGGTTTACTTGATGCCAACTTCTTCACAGATAATCAG ATTGAGGAGATTGCTAAGGGTGTAAATGAGTTAAATATTCCAATTATAAAAGCAAATCGGGAACTTGTAGCATCTAAGAATGGAGGGTTGCAATATCCGTCGCCTTTAGTTTTCAATGCTGATTGGGAACGTCGATCGATTAACTGTGAAACTAAAAGGTTCACACATCCTTCCATTTCTGGAATACAGAGACCTGAATCTGAAGAAGATATCGCCTTTTTGAGT GTTCTTGAGTTAGGTGAACTcatcaaaacaaagaaaattacTTCTCAGGAGCTTACACAAATATTCTTGCGGAGATTGAAAAA GTACAATCCTATTCTTGAAGCTGTAGTCACTTATACTGAAGAACTGGCAAACAAGCAAGCTGAAGAAGCTGATGAGTTGCTTAGCCAAGGCTTCTATCTAG GGCCTCTTCATGGGATTCCTTATGGATTGAAGGACATAATATCGGTGCCCGAATACAAAACAACATGGGGATCAAAGTCATTTAAACATCAAGTAATTGACATGGAAGCTTGGATCTATAAAAG GTTGAAATCTGCAGGGGCTGTTCTCGTTGCAAAGCTTGTTTCTGGATCATTGGCTTATGATGATATCTGGTTTGGTGGCAGAACAAGGAATCCATGGAATATTGAGGAATTTTCTACGGGTTCCTCTGCTGGACCTGCAGCAAGCACCTCAGCGG GTATGGTTCCATTCGCGATTGGTTCAGAAACAGCTGGATCCATAACGTACCCTGCAGCTCGATGTGGTGTTACTGCATTGCGCCCAACTTTTGGTACTGTTGGTCGAACTGGTGTAATGAGCATATCAGAAAGCTTG GATAAGCTTGGCCCTTTCTGTAGATCTGCAATTGATTGTGCTGTTGTTCTGGATATTATTCGGGGAAGAGATCTTGACGATCTCTCATCAAAAGATAGCTCCATTGATGATCCATTTCTGGTTGACATTACTAAGTTGACTGTTGGATATCTTGATGATGCCGAGATGGAG GTAGTTCATGTTCTTGCGTCAATGGGTGTCGAGATGATTCCTTTCAAATTGAATTACACAGTTGAATCTGTTCAAGGtatattaaatatcacaatgGATGTTGATATGCTGGCTCACTTTGATCAGTGGCAGCGCTCCGGGGAGGATAATGTGTATGAAGCCCAAGATCAGTGGCCCACTGAACTACGCCGTGCTCGCATAATTACAGCAGTGGACTATATACAG GCACAAAGAGCACGGGGAAGGCTAATCAACGAAATAAGAGAGTCTTTTACCGTGGATGCATTCATTGGCAATGCAACAGATTGGGAGAAAGTATGCATAGGCAATCTTGTTGGTTTACCAGTCATAGTAGTGCCAACAGGATTTACTAATATCTCTAATCCCCCATCTGGTGGCAGCAGAAGAAGAACCACCATCACCACCGGCATTTATGCTCCCCCTAACCGTGAtcacatt GCGCTGGCATTAGCAATGGCTTATCAGGAAGCCACTAATCACCATAAACAGCGACCGCCTATTAATGATCTCGGTCCAAATGATAAGATACCTGATGCATCTATTGTTGCTTATCCTCCCAGGGTTTTTGGTCCTTGA
- the LOC101499705 gene encoding uncharacterized protein isoform X4, translating into MLPNNKCRPNAVQKPTRVSGGGTNKFHFSVTIIVCCYYLLLVSTAPLLASSHSSFNMGSMNQNQFSENKCCVSCLRCSLGLLDANFFTDNQVLELGELIKTKKITSQELTQIFLRRLKKYNPILEAVVTYTEELANKQAEEADELLSQGFYLGPLHGIPYGLKDIISVPEYKTTWGSKSFKHQVIDMEAWIYKRLKSAGAVLVAKLVSGSLAYDDIWFGGRTRNPWNIEEFSTGSSAGPAASTSAGMVPFAIGSETAGSITYPAARCGVTALRPTFGTVGRTGVMSISESLDKLGPFCRSAIDCAVVLDIIRGRDLDDLSSKDSSIDDPFLVDITKLTVGYLDDAEMEVVHVLASMGVEMIPFKLNYTVESVQGILNITMDVDMLAHFDQWQRSGEDNVYEAQDQWPTELRRARIITAVDYIQAQRARGRLINEIRESFTVDAFIGNATDWEKVCIGNLVGLPVIVVPTGFTNISNPPSGGSRRRTTITTGIYAPPNRDHIALALAMAYQEATNHHKQRPPINDLGPNDKIPDASIVAYPPRVFGP; encoded by the exons ATGCTGCCGAATAACAAGTGTCGTCCAAATGCAGTTCAGAAACCGACACGTGTCAGCGGTGGTGGCACTAACAAATTTCACTTTTCTGTAACAATAATTGTTTGTTGCTACTATCTTCTTCTCGTATCCACTGCTCCGCTTCTCGCTTCATCGCACTCATCGTTTAACATG GGAAGtatgaaccaaaatcaattttcagAGAATAAATGTTGTGTTTCCTGCTTGAGATGTTCCTTAGGTTTACTTGATGCCAACTTCTTCACAGATAATCAG GTTCTTGAGTTAGGTGAACTcatcaaaacaaagaaaattacTTCTCAGGAGCTTACACAAATATTCTTGCGGAGATTGAAAAA GTACAATCCTATTCTTGAAGCTGTAGTCACTTATACTGAAGAACTGGCAAACAAGCAAGCTGAAGAAGCTGATGAGTTGCTTAGCCAAGGCTTCTATCTAG GGCCTCTTCATGGGATTCCTTATGGATTGAAGGACATAATATCGGTGCCCGAATACAAAACAACATGGGGATCAAAGTCATTTAAACATCAAGTAATTGACATGGAAGCTTGGATCTATAAAAG GTTGAAATCTGCAGGGGCTGTTCTCGTTGCAAAGCTTGTTTCTGGATCATTGGCTTATGATGATATCTGGTTTGGTGGCAGAACAAGGAATCCATGGAATATTGAGGAATTTTCTACGGGTTCCTCTGCTGGACCTGCAGCAAGCACCTCAGCGG GTATGGTTCCATTCGCGATTGGTTCAGAAACAGCTGGATCCATAACGTACCCTGCAGCTCGATGTGGTGTTACTGCATTGCGCCCAACTTTTGGTACTGTTGGTCGAACTGGTGTAATGAGCATATCAGAAAGCTTG GATAAGCTTGGCCCTTTCTGTAGATCTGCAATTGATTGTGCTGTTGTTCTGGATATTATTCGGGGAAGAGATCTTGACGATCTCTCATCAAAAGATAGCTCCATTGATGATCCATTTCTGGTTGACATTACTAAGTTGACTGTTGGATATCTTGATGATGCCGAGATGGAG GTAGTTCATGTTCTTGCGTCAATGGGTGTCGAGATGATTCCTTTCAAATTGAATTACACAGTTGAATCTGTTCAAGGtatattaaatatcacaatgGATGTTGATATGCTGGCTCACTTTGATCAGTGGCAGCGCTCCGGGGAGGATAATGTGTATGAAGCCCAAGATCAGTGGCCCACTGAACTACGCCGTGCTCGCATAATTACAGCAGTGGACTATATACAG GCACAAAGAGCACGGGGAAGGCTAATCAACGAAATAAGAGAGTCTTTTACCGTGGATGCATTCATTGGCAATGCAACAGATTGGGAGAAAGTATGCATAGGCAATCTTGTTGGTTTACCAGTCATAGTAGTGCCAACAGGATTTACTAATATCTCTAATCCCCCATCTGGTGGCAGCAGAAGAAGAACCACCATCACCACCGGCATTTATGCTCCCCCTAACCGTGAtcacatt GCGCTGGCATTAGCAATGGCTTATCAGGAAGCCACTAATCACCATAAACAGCGACCGCCTATTAATGATCTCGGTCCAAATGATAAGATACCTGATGCATCTATTGTTGCTTATCCTCCCAGGGTTTTTGGTCCTTGA
- the LOC101499705 gene encoding uncharacterized protein isoform X2: MLPNNKCRPNAVQKPTRVSGGGTNKFHFSVTIIVCCYYLLLVSTAPLLASSHSSFNMGSMNQNQFSENKCCVSCLRCSLGLLDANFFTDNQIEEIAKGVNELNIPIIKANRELVASKNGGLQYPSPLVFNADWERRSINCETKRFTHPSISGIQRPESEEDIAFLSVLELGELIKTKKITSQELTQIFLRRLKKYNPILEAVVTYTEELANKQAEEADELLSQGFYLGPLHGIPYGLKDIISVPEYKTTWGSKSFKHQVIDMEAWIYKRLKSAGAVLVAKLVSGSLAYDDIWFGGRTRNPWNIEEFSTGSSAGPAASTSAGMVPFAIGSETAGSITYPAARCGVTALRPTFGTVGRTGVMSISESLDKLGPFCRSAIDCAVVLDIIRGRDLDDLSSKDSSIDDPFLVDITKLTVGYLDDAEMEVVHVLASMGVEMIPFKLNYTVESVQGILNITMDVDMLAHFDQWQRSGEDNVYEAQDQWPTELRRARIITAVDYIQAQRARGRLINEIRESFTVDAFIGNATDWEKVCIGNLVGLPVIVVPTGFTNISNPPSGGSRRRTTITTGIYAPPNRDHIALALAMAYQEATNHHKQRPPINDLGPNDKIPDASIVAYPPRVFGP, translated from the exons ATGCTGCCGAATAACAAGTGTCGTCCAAATGCAGTTCAGAAACCGACACGTGTCAGCGGTGGTGGCACTAACAAATTTCACTTTTCTGTAACAATAATTGTTTGTTGCTACTATCTTCTTCTCGTATCCACTGCTCCGCTTCTCGCTTCATCGCACTCATCGTTTAACATG GGAAGtatgaaccaaaatcaattttcagAGAATAAATGTTGTGTTTCCTGCTTGAGATGTTCCTTAGGTTTACTTGATGCCAACTTCTTCACAGATAATCAG ATTGAGGAGATTGCTAAGGGTGTAAATGAGTTAAATATTCCAATTATAAAAGCAAATCGGGAACTTGTAGCATCTAAGAATGGAGGGTTGCAATATCCGTCGCCTTTAGTTTTCAATGCTGATTGGGAACGTCGATCGATTAACTGTGAAACTAAAAGGTTCACACATCCTTCCATTTCTGGAATACAGAGACCTGAATCTGAAGAAGATATCGCCTTTTTGAGT GTTCTTGAGTTAGGTGAACTcatcaaaacaaagaaaattacTTCTCAGGAGCTTACACAAATATTCTTGCGGAGATTGAAAAA GTACAATCCTATTCTTGAAGCTGTAGTCACTTATACTGAAGAACTGGCAAACAAGCAAGCTGAAGAAGCTGATGAGTTGCTTAGCCAAGGCTTCTATCTAG GGCCTCTTCATGGGATTCCTTATGGATTGAAGGACATAATATCGGTGCCCGAATACAAAACAACATGGGGATCAAAGTCATTTAAACATCAAGTAATTGACATGGAAGCTTGGATCTATAAAAG GTTGAAATCTGCAGGGGCTGTTCTCGTTGCAAAGCTTGTTTCTGGATCATTGGCTTATGATGATATCTGGTTTGGTGGCAGAACAAGGAATCCATGGAATATTGAGGAATTTTCTACGGGTTCCTCTGCTGGACCTGCAGCAAGCACCTCAGCGG GTATGGTTCCATTCGCGATTGGTTCAGAAACAGCTGGATCCATAACGTACCCTGCAGCTCGATGTGGTGTTACTGCATTGCGCCCAACTTTTGGTACTGTTGGTCGAACTGGTGTAATGAGCATATCAGAAAGCTTG GATAAGCTTGGCCCTTTCTGTAGATCTGCAATTGATTGTGCTGTTGTTCTGGATATTATTCGGGGAAGAGATCTTGACGATCTCTCATCAAAAGATAGCTCCATTGATGATCCATTTCTGGTTGACATTACTAAGTTGACTGTTGGATATCTTGATGATGCCGAGATGGAG GTAGTTCATGTTCTTGCGTCAATGGGTGTCGAGATGATTCCTTTCAAATTGAATTACACAGTTGAATCTGTTCAAGGtatattaaatatcacaatgGATGTTGATATGCTGGCTCACTTTGATCAGTGGCAGCGCTCCGGGGAGGATAATGTGTATGAAGCCCAAGATCAGTGGCCCACTGAACTACGCCGTGCTCGCATAATTACAGCAGTGGACTATATACAG GCACAAAGAGCACGGGGAAGGCTAATCAACGAAATAAGAGAGTCTTTTACCGTGGATGCATTCATTGGCAATGCAACAGATTGGGAGAAAGTATGCATAGGCAATCTTGTTGGTTTACCAGTCATAGTAGTGCCAACAGGATTTACTAATATCTCTAATCCCCCATCTGGTGGCAGCAGAAGAAGAACCACCATCACCACCGGCATTTATGCTCCCCCTAACCGTGAtcacatt GCGCTGGCATTAGCAATGGCTTATCAGGAAGCCACTAATCACCATAAACAGCGACCGCCTATTAATGATCTCGGTCCAAATGATAAGATACCTGATGCATCTATTGTTGCTTATCCTCCCAGGGTTTTTGGTCCTTGA
- the LOC101500016 gene encoding calnexin homolog, translating to MGEPRRIPLGIFAVLLFVISTASLQLLRASDDAIFYDSFDEAFDGRWIVSEKDEYNGVWKHAKSEGHDDYGLLVSEKARKYAIVKELDEPANLKDETAVLQFETRLQNGLECGGAYLKYLRPQEAGWKPKEFDNDSPYSIMFGPDKCGATNKVHFIFKHKNPKSGEYVEHHLKYPPSVPSDKLSHVYTAILKPDNELQILIDGEQKKKANFLSSEDFEPSLIPAKTIPDPDDKKPEDWDEREKIPDPDAAKPEDWDEDAPLEIVDEEAEKPEGWLDDEPEEIDDPEATKPEDWDDEEDGEWEAPKISNPKCETAPGCGEWKRPMKKNPEYKGKWHAPLIENPAYKGIWKPQDIPNPDYFELKKPDFEPIAAIGIEIWTMQDGILFDNILIAKDDKIAASYRETTWKPKFTIEKEKQKEEELETESSGLASLQKKVFELLYKIADIPFLSAYKLKLYDLIEKGEKQPNLTIGILVSVVVVFLTIFLRIVFGGKKKPTRVEKTNTQAPKTSTDQGSEENEENKEEETSKTAPRRRVKREN from the exons ATGGGAGAACCAAGGCGAATCCCTCTAGGAATCTTTGCAGTTCTATTATTCGTCATTTCTACCGCATCGTTACAGCTTCTTCGTGCTTCCGATGACGCG ATCTTCTATGACTCATTTGATGAAGCTTTTGATGGCCGTTGGATTGTCTCTGAGAAGGATGAATACAAcg GTGTCTGGAAGCATGCCAAAAGTGAGGGGCATGATGATTATGGGCTTCTTGTTAGTGAGAAAGCAAGGAAATATGCTATTGTTAAAGAACTTGATGAACCTGCGAATCTTAAGGATGAAACAGCTGTTCTTCAGTTTGAGACTCGCCTTCAGAATGGCCTTGAATGTGGTGGTGCATATCTAAAATATCTTCGCCCACAGGAGGCTGGTTGGAAACCCAAGGAGTTTGACAATGATTCTCCATATTCTATTATGTTTGGTCCTGACAAGTGTGGGGCCACAAACAAggtgcatttcattttcaagcACAAGAATCCCAAGAGTGGAGAGTATGTCGAACACCATCTCAAGTATCCCCCATCTGTTCCTTCTGATAAATTATCTCATGTGTACACTGCTATTTTAAAACCAGACAATGAGTTGCAAATTTTGATTGATGGGGAACAGAAGAAAAAGGCAAATTTCTTATCTTCTGAGGATTTCGAGCCTTCCCTTATCCCTGCCAAGACAATCCCGGATCCTGATGATAAGAAACCTGAGGACTGGGACGAGAGAGAGAAAATTCCAGACCCAGATGCAGCAAAGCCAGAAGACTGGGATGAGGATGCACCCTTAGAAATTGTTGATGAAGAAGCTGAAAAACCTGAAGGATGGTTGGATGATGAGCCTGAGGAGATAGACGACCCAGAAGCTACAAAACCAGAAGATTGGGATGATGAGGAGGATGGTGAATGGGAAGCACCAAAGATTAGTAACCCAAAGTGTGAAACAGCCCCTGGTTGTGGTGAGTGGAAGAGGCcaatgaaaaagaatccagAATATAAGGGAAAATGGCATGCCCCTCTTATTGAGAATCCAGCTTATAAGGGTATATGGAAGCCTCAGGATATTCCAAACCCTGACTACTTTGAACTCAAAAAACCTGATTTTGAACCTATTGCTGCTATTGGTATTGAGATATGGACAATGCAGGATGGCATATTGTTTGACAATATTTTGATAGCTAAAGATGACAAGATTGCAGCATCATACCGTGAAACTACATGGAAGCCCAAGTTTACTATTGAGAAAGAAAAACAGAAGGAAGAAGAGTTGGAGACTGAATCAAGTGGTCTTGCAAGCTTGCAG AAGAAGGTATTTGAACTGTTATACAAGATTGCAGACATTCCATTCCTGAGTGCCTACAAGCTTAAATTATAT GATCTCATTGAAAAGGGTGAAAAGCAACCGAATCTCACTATTGGAATTCTTGTATCCGTTGTGGTTGTTTTCTTGACAATTTTCCTCAGGATCGTTTTTGGTGGGAAGAAAAAACCA ACAAGAGTGGAGAAGACAAACACACAAGCCCCAAAAACTTCCACTGACCAAGGCAGTGAAGAGAATGAGGAAAACAAAGAGGAGGAGACATCCAAGACGGCTCCACGACGGAGGGTAAAGCGAGAGAATTGA
- the LOC101500555 gene encoding uncharacterized protein isoform X2, with the protein MSNWMALLKNGIRGKAAYTTSTLPKMKAYATPSDYGYIHRQQQRKPSSKSAKQDFVPIYVAVGMIALATMLGLHTAWQQLRNSPTVRVKKQRRETLPEVVEPEHVMEESDKFLKNSFFRKIAHVQERSYPDHNQIPSPIHKDAFAYQPRVETLKSVGVDPSS; encoded by the coding sequence ATGAGTAATTGGATGGCACTGCTTAAAAATGGGATTAGAGGAAAAGCAGCATACACAACCTCAACATTACCAAAGATGAAGGCATATGCTACACCATCTGATTATGGATACATTCACCGACAACAACAGAGGAAACCATCTTCGAAATCAGCAAAACAGGACTTCGTGCCGATTTACGTTGCTGTTGGAATGATAGCTTTGGCAACAATGTTGGGTCTCCACACAGCATGGCAGCAACTAAGAAATTCACCAACCGTGCGGGTCAAGAAACAGAGGAGGGAGACTCTGCCGGAAGTAGTTGAGCCTGAGCATGTTATGGAAGAGTCTGATAAATTCTTGAAGAATTCGTTTTTCAGGAAAATTGCACATGTTCAGGAACGTAGTTATCCTGATCATAACCAGATTCCAAGTCCAATTCATAAAGATGCTTTTGCTTATCAGCCTCGTGTTGAGACTCTCAAATCCGTCGGTGTTGATCCATCATCTTAA
- the LOC101500555 gene encoding uncharacterized protein isoform X1: MLKPTMSNWMALLKNGIRGKAAYTTSTLPKMKAYATPSDYGYIHRQQQRKPSSKSAKQDFVPIYVAVGMIALATMLGLHTAWQQLRNSPTVRVKKQRRETLPEVVEPEHVMEESDKFLKNSFFRKIAHVQERSYPDHNQIPSPIHKDAFAYQPRVETLKSVGVDPSS, translated from the exons ATGTTGAAGCCTACG ATGAGTAATTGGATGGCACTGCTTAAAAATGGGATTAGAGGAAAAGCAGCATACACAACCTCAACATTACCAAAGATGAAGGCATATGCTACACCATCTGATTATGGATACATTCACCGACAACAACAGAGGAAACCATCTTCGAAATCAGCAAAACAGGACTTCGTGCCGATTTACGTTGCTGTTGGAATGATAGCTTTGGCAACAATGTTGGGTCTCCACACAGCATGGCAGCAACTAAGAAATTCACCAACCGTGCGGGTCAAGAAACAGAGGAGGGAGACTCTGCCGGAAGTAGTTGAGCCTGAGCATGTTATGGAAGAGTCTGATAAATTCTTGAAGAATTCGTTTTTCAGGAAAATTGCACATGTTCAGGAACGTAGTTATCCTGATCATAACCAGATTCCAAGTCCAATTCATAAAGATGCTTTTGCTTATCAGCCTCGTGTTGAGACTCTCAAATCCGTCGGTGTTGATCCATCATCTTAA